Part of the Lysobacterales bacterium genome, CTGCTGCGCCCGCCGATCTTCGTGTCCTCGCGCAGTCTCGGCGCGATCCCGACAGCCTCGCTACGCGTCCACCGCTGTCCGGACGGACGCTGCGCCGCCCTCGCGGCGGAACGCGGTGGCGACCTCAGTCGTGCAAGGCATCCGGAAACCGCAGTCCCACCCGGGTGCCGCGATCCTGCTCGCTGGCCATGCTCACCTGCCAGCCGAAGCGGTCGGACAGTCGTCGCACGATGGTCAGGCCGATGCCATGCCCGGACCGGCCGCTGGCGCGTTCGCTGCGGAAGAACGGCTCGAAAACCCGGTCGAGTTCGTCGGGCGCCATGCCGATTCCGGTGTCGGCCACCTCGATCGAGCCTGCGTCGATGGTCACCACCACCTCGCCGCGCTCGGTGTACTGGCAGGCGTTGCGGATCAGGTTGCCGACCACCACGCCGAACACCCTGGGCGGTGCATGCAGGCGCAGTTGCGCACGTTGCTCCACGCGCAGCACGACCGGACGGTCGGCGAGGCCGGCACGGGCGTTCTCGACCTCCTCGAGCACGACCTCGTTCGCCAGGAAGTCCTCTTCCGGCAGGCCGGTGTCGCTCTCCCGCGCCAGTATCAGGAAGGATTCGATCAGGGCCTCCATGTCGCGTGCCGAGCGCCTGATCCGCTGCAGGTTGCGTTCGGCGAACGGCGTCAGGCCATCCTCGCCCAGCAGCACGTCGCAGGCGATCTTGATCACGGTCAGCGGACTGCGCAGTTCGTGGCTGGCATCGCGCGTGAAGTTGCGCTCGCGCTGCACGAACGCCTGGTTGCGTTCGGCGAAGGTCCGCATCGCCCCGGCCAGGACCTCGACCTCGCCCTCGGCATCCGGCGGCAGGCGGTCGGGACTCAGGTCCTCGAAGGTGGGCTGCTTGGGATCCCAGGCGCGTACCTTGCTGGCCAGCCAGATCACCGGCGAGACCGCTCGTTTGCTGGCCCGGTAGGTCATCCAGACGATAAGGTAGATGGCCACCAGCACGAAGGACAGGGGCACGAACCCGAAGAACAGGGCCAGCCGGTTGACCTGCTCCTGGGCGAACACCAGGTACAGCCGGCCGTGCGGCGTGTCGGAAACGCTGACGATGTCGGTGCGGCCAGCCATCGGCACGTTGCGGAAGCCGGTCGACATGCCCTGAAGCTCGGCCGGCAGCGGCGGGTCGACGGCACGCGGCGGCGACAGGTAGCCGCGCATGTTGTAGGTGTCCGGCAGGGCCGCCTGGGGATCCCGCTGCAGCCGCTCCAGGTAGTGCGCCGCCTCCTCGCTGAGGGCCCGCCGGATGAGCAGGTCCTCGAGCACGAAATAGGCGCCGTAGACGCCCAGCACCGTGGCCATGCCGATCGCGGCGATCTGCAGGAAGAAGGCGGCACGAATGCGTCGCCGCAGGTCCTGCCTGCGGCCGGCCGCCGACCCGGCGACGTCAGCCACCGTTGGCCGGCGTCTCCGCCGCCAGGTCGGCCATGCGGTAGCCGGCACTGTGCAAGGTGTGCAGCAAGGGCCGGTCGAACGGCTTGTCGATGACCTTGCGCAGGTTGTACAGGTGCGAACGCAGGGTGTCGGA contains:
- a CDS encoding HAMP domain-containing histidine kinase; its protein translation is MADVAGSAAGRRQDLRRRIRAAFFLQIAAIGMATVLGVYGAYFVLEDLLIRRALSEEAAHYLERLQRDPQAALPDTYNMRGYLSPPRAVDPPLPAELQGMSTGFRNVPMAGRTDIVSVSDTPHGRLYLVFAQEQVNRLALFFGFVPLSFVLVAIYLIVWMTYRASKRAVSPVIWLASKVRAWDPKQPTFEDLSPDRLPPDAEGEVEVLAGAMRTFAERNQAFVQRERNFTRDASHELRSPLTVIKIACDVLLGEDGLTPFAERNLQRIRRSARDMEALIESFLILARESDTGLPEEDFLANEVVLEEVENARAGLADRPVVLRVEQRAQLRLHAPPRVFGVVVGNLIRNACQYTERGEVVVTIDAGSIEVADTGIGMAPDELDRVFEPFFRSERASGRSGHGIGLTIVRRLSDRFGWQVSMASEQDRGTRVGLRFPDALHD